The Brachyhypopomus gauderio isolate BG-103 chromosome 12, BGAUD_0.2, whole genome shotgun sequence genome window below encodes:
- the ptprc gene encoding receptor-type tyrosine-protein phosphatase C isoform X38, producing MILLVIDTIATKLSPLTTSQHTVVSMDKSGNQTTSFTPSNTLQSLRTSTNMSVSPGDPSSTAPASTHPPSNSTPNIPAGTGDPSSTAPASTHPPSNSTPNTPVGTGDPSSTAPASTHPPSNSTPNIPAGTGDPSSTAPASTHPPSNSTPNTPVGTDTIATNLSPLTTSQHTVVSMDKTGNQTTSFTPSNTLQSLRTSTNMSVSPGDPSSTAPASTHPPSNSTPNTPVGTGDSLTTHPATTTPAPASTHPPSNSTPNTPVGTGDSLTTHPATTTPAPASTHPPSNSTPNTPVGTDTIATNLSPLTTSQHTVVSMDKTGNQTTSFTPSNTLQSLRTSTNMSVSPGDPSSTAPASTHPPSNSTPNIPAGTDITSNKTSATTQPPSNSTLNTPASTGSSSKECQYSINAIYQENTKQYEVNVKVENKVQNQNYSVILKNSSGGTIQEMIFNGTVYNIPFSILKPCETYTVSLDHNCTAPDKNNTILTKPWIAELPVVNFTRNIESKFKWTNKPEECSETATFRCTFNENNEFNENQTVYLEPYRNDTCTVMYPSGNFTRNFSVSFTCDLNKSEANVTVNNKSIDVQWNLTSSNCDNTKFTYTVTCETSTQNKVVHKTCSEEIHSKKLCTVEGLTYDDKYKCKFKAMYDDRKINYEHEKEIKTPSGQPKIHGLQTKNLDDNNAFQVTFSIEWNGKPRECCLKLNIDKPICNDTKINNCSFNLMNLYYFTNYTITVYAKNAGNITSVSVFTSHSTRYNYNAVFGFLVILIIITSLALLFVMYKIFNLQRRQSREVYETDHLLPLENLLHVEPISGDALVETYRKKIADEGRLFMEEFQSIPRIFSNYTVKEAKKAENQTKNRYVDILPYDYNRVSLSSGGKHDYINASFIEGYKESNKYIAAQGPKEETVEDFWRMVWEQKSSIIVMVTRCEEGNKNKCAQYWPSMERETEIFEDFVVKIKLEEKCPDYIIRQLSLMNRKEKTAERDVTHIQFMSWPDHGVPGDPGLLLKLRRRVNSFKNIFSGPIVVHCSAGVGRTGTYIGIDAMIESLESEGRVDIYGYVAKLRRQRCLMVQVEAQYVLIHTALIEYNQFGETEIPLTDFHSAVHTLKQKEGNEPSLLELEYHKLPRFKHWRLSNTAGSEENKKKNRSSIVPYDYNRVLVKLEEEDSRNSDGDDEEEYSSDEDDETTTKYINASYVDGYWCPKSLITAQGPLDNTVEDFLRMLHQKQVPAVVMLSDCTENDKEFCIQYWAEEKRSFGEMEVEVKETESTPTYIRRHLQIRNTKGKESLMTEQYHFLKWAGHELPANPLDLIDMMRSIRLKVGPGNNANAPIVVHCNDGSSRSGIFCTLWKLLDSADTEKLVDVFQMAKSMRKERLGMFTTLEQYQFLYEALQAAFPVQNGEVKKTIPSHDTVQVINEENGTTNAGQKEAAKSQTPENQAVAPPENQAVTPPENQAVTPPENQAVTPPENQAVTPPENQAVEKPDTASPSSEEGSSESSSVPEKAPSESTTNGPSVNVDI from the exons ATGATTCTTCTGGTCATAGACACAATTGCAACCAAACTTTctccactcaccacctcacaaCACACAGTTGTATCCATGGATAAATCAGGAAATCAGACTACATCCTTTACTCCATCTAATACCTTACAATCACTGCGTACATCAACAAACATGAGTGTTTCACCTg GTGACCCCTCAAGTACGGCCCCTGCttccacacatccaccctcaaacaGCACTCCCAACATCCCTGCCGGTACAG GTGACCCCTCAAGTACGGCCCCTGCttccacacatccaccctcaaacaGCACTCCCAACACCCCTGTCGGTACAG GTGACCCCTCAAGTACGGCCCCTGCttccacacatccaccctcaaacaGCACTCCCAACATCCCTGCCGGTACAG GTGACCCCTCAAGTACGGCCCCTGCttccacacatccaccctcaaacaGCACTCCCAACACCCCTGTCGGTACAG ACACAATTGCAACCAACCTTTctccactcaccacctcacaaCACACAGTTGTATCCATGGATAAAACAGGAAATCAGACTACATCCTTTACTCCATCTAATACCTTACAATCACTGCGTACATCAACAAACATGAGTGTTTCACCTg GTGACCCCTCAAGTACGGCCCCTGCttccacacatccaccctcaaacaGCACTCCCAACACCCCTGTCGGTACAG GTGACTCCTTAACCACACATCCTGCTACCACTACTCCTGCCCCTGCttccacacatccaccctcaaacaGCACTCCCAACACCCCTGTCGGTACAG GTGACTCCTTAACCACACATCCTGCTACCACTACTCCTGCCCCTGCttccacacatccaccctcaaacaGCACTCCCAACACCCCTGTCGGTACAG ACACAATTGCAACCAACCTTTctccactcaccacctcacaaCACACAGTTGTATCCATGGATAAAACAGGAAATCAGACTACATCCTTTACTCCATCTAATACCTTACAATCACTGCGTACATCAACAAACATGAGTGTTTCACCTg GTGACCCCTCAAGTACGGCCCCTGCttccacacatccaccctcaaacaGCACTCCCAACATCCCTGCCGGTACAG ATATCACCTCAAACAAGACCTCTGCTACCACACAGCCACCCTCAAACAGCACTCTCAACACCCCTGCCAGTACAG GTTCTTCCTCCAAAGAAT GTCAATACAGTATCAATGCAATATATCAGGAAAATACAAAGCAATATGAAGTGAATGTTAAAGTGGAAAATAAAGTGCAAAATCAAAACTACTCTGTGATACTAAAGAACAGTTCTGGTGGGACCATTCAAGAAATGATTTTCAATGGGACTGTTTACAATATACCATTTAGTATATTGAAGCCTTGCGAAACATATACTGTCAGTTTGGACCATAACTGTACAGCACCGGATAAGAACAACACGATCCTGACCAAACCCTGGA TTGCAGAGCTGCCTGTTGTCAATTTTACCAGAAACATAGAATCCAAGTTTAAGTGGACAAACAAGCCTGAAGAATGCAGTGAAACGGCCACGTTCAGATGCACCTTCAACG aaaaCAATGAATTTAATGAAAATCAAACTGTTTATTTGGAGCCTTACCGTAATGACACATGTACTGTGATGTACCCTTCTGGGAATTTCACCCGGAATTTTTCAGTTAGTTTTACATGTG ATTTGAACAAAAGTGAAGCGAACGTGACAGTAAATAACAAAAGTATTGATGTACAATGGAATTTAACAAGCTCAAATTGTGACAATACAAAGTTTACCTATACTGTTACATGTGAAACATCCACACAAAATAAAG TAGTCCATAAAACATGCTCTGAAGAGATCCACTCTAAGAAGCTTTGTACTGTCGAAGGACTGACATACGATGACAAATACAAATGCAAATTCAAGGCAATGTATGATGACAGGAAAATAAATTATGAGCATGAAAAGGAAATTAAAACACCGTCTGGAC agCCTAAAATTCATGGATTACAAACAAAGAATCTGGATGACAATAATGCCTTTCAAGTGACATTTTCCATTGAATGGAATGGGAAACCAAGGGAATGCTGTCTTAAGCTCAACATAGACAAGCCGATATGTAATGATACAAAGATTAATAATTGTTCCTTCAATTTAATGAACCTCTACTACTTTACAAACTATACAATTACG GTCTATGCTAAAAATGCCGGAAATATTACAAGTGTTTCTGTTTTTACAAGCCATTCAACTAGAT ACAATTATAATGCTGTTTTTGGATTCCTGGTCATCCTCATTATTATCACATCTCTTGCCCTCCTGTTCGTCATGTACAAAATCTTTAATCTTCAGAGGAGGCAGTCAAG AGAAGTTTATGAGACGGATCACCTTCTTCCTCTAG AAAACCTGCTCCATGTGGAACCCATCAGTGGTGACGCTCTGGTGGAGACTTACAGGAAGAAGATCGCTGATGAAGGACGCTTGTTCATGGAGGAGTTCCAG AGCATTCCACGAATCTTCTCAAATTACACCGTCAAAGAGGCCAAGAAAGCAGAGAACCAAACAAAGAACCGCTATGTGGACATTCTCCCCT ATGACTATAATCGCGTCTCCCTCTCTAGTGGAGGAAAACATGACTACATTAATGCCAGTTTTATTGAG GGTTACAAGGAGTCCAACAAGTACATAGCGGCCCAGG GTCCCAAGGAGGAGACAGTGGAAGATTTTTGGAGAATGGTTTGGGAGCAAAAGTCATCTATCATCGTCATGGTTACCCGCTGCGAGGAAGGGAACAAG AACAAATGTGCTCAGTACTGGCCATCGATGGAGAGGGAAACGGAGATTTTTGAAGACTTTGTTGTGAAGATCAAGCTCGAGGAAAAGTGCCCGGACTACATCATACGACAACTCAGCCTGATGAAT CGTAAAGAGAAGACAGCAGAGCGTGATGTCACACATATCCAGTTCATGAGCTGGCCCGACCACGGCGTGCCCGGCGACCCCGGTCTGCTGCTCAAACTGCGCCGGAGGGTCAACTCCTTCAAAAACATCTTCAGTGGCCCCATCGTTGTCCACTGCAG TGCCGGGGTGGGCCGCACCGGCACCTACATCGGCATCGACGCCATGATAGAGAGTCTGGAGTCCGAGGGCCGTGTGGATATCTACGGCTACGTGGCCAAACTGCGTCGCCAGAGGTGCCTCATGGTTCAAGTGGAG GCACAGTACGTCCTCATCCACACTGCGCTGATCGAGTACAACCAGTTTGGTGAGACGGAGATCCCACTGACTGACTTTCATTCAGCGGTCCACACTCTGAAACAGAAGGAAGGCAACGAGCCCAGTCTGCTGGAACTAGAGTATCAT AAACTGCCGAGGTTTAAACACTGGAGGTTATCAAACACAGCAGGCTCTGAGGAGAACAAGAAGAAGAATCGTTCCTCTATCGTTCCAT ATGACTACAACAGAGTGCTGGTGAAACTGGAGGAAGAAGATAGCCGGAACAGCGATGGCGATGATGAGGAGGAATATTCCTCCGACGAAGATGACGAAACGACCACCAAATACATCAATGCCTCTTACGTGGAT GGCTACTGGTGTCCAAAGAGCCTCATCACTGCGCAGGGCCCTCTGGACAATACAGTCGAGGACTTCCTGCGGATGCTCCACCAGAAACAGGTTCCAGCTGTGGTCATGCTCTCAGACTGCACGGAAAACGACAAG GAGTTCTGCATTCAGTACTGGGCGGAGGAGAAGAGATCGtttggagagatggaggtggaggtcaaAGAGACTGAAAGTACGCCTACATACATCAGACGTCATCTACAGATACGGAACACAAAG GGCAAAGAGAGTCTCATGACAGAGCAGTACCACTTCCTGAAATGGGCGGGGCATGAGCTACCAGCCAACCCTCTCGACTTGATTGACATGATGAGGAGCATTAGGCTGAAAGTTGGTCCTGGCAACAACGCAAACGCCCCCATTGTGGTTCACTGCAA TGACGGTTCCTCGCGTTCTGGAATCTTCTGCACACTGTGGAAGCTTCTGGACAGTGCGGACACGGAGAAGCTGGTGGACGTCTTTCAGATGGCGAAATCCATGCGCAAGGAACGTCTGGGCATGTTCACCACGCTG GAGCAGTACCAGTTCCTCTATGAAGCTCTCCAGGCAGCTTTCCCTGTGCAGAACGGCGAGGTGAAGAAGACCATACCCTCTCATGACACTGTGCAGGTCATCAATGAAGAGAATGGTACTACCAATGCAGGCCAGAAGGAGGCAGCAAAGAGCCAGACTCCTGAGAACCAAGCAGTCGCTCCTCCTGAGAACCAAGCTGTTACTCCTCCTGAGAACCAGGCTGTTACTCCTCCTGAGAACCAGGCAGTTACTCCTCCTGAGAACCAGGCAGTTACTCCTCCTGAGAACCAGGCAGTTGAGAAACCAGACACTGCCTCACCATCGTCTGAAGAGGGCAGCAGTGAATCAAGCTCCGTACCAGAGAAAGCCCCCAGTGAAAGTACCACCAATGGCCCCTCTGTTAATGTAGACATATAA
- the ptprc gene encoding receptor-type tyrosine-protein phosphatase C isoform X33, producing the protein MILLVIDTIATKLSPLTTSQHTVVSMDKSGNQTTSFTPSNTLQSLRTSTNMSVSPGDPSSTAPASTHPPSNSTPNIPAGTGDPSSTAPASTHPPSNSTPNTPVGTGDPSSTAPASTHPPSNSTPNIPAGTGDPSSTAPASTHPPSNSTPNTPVGTDTIATNLSPLTTSQHTVVSMDKTGNQTTSFTPSNTLQSLRTSTNMSVSPGDPSSTAPASTHPPSNSTPNTPVGTGDSLTTHPATTTPAPASTHPPSNSTPNTPVGTGDSLTTHPATTTPAPASTHPPSNSTPNTPVGDPSSTAPASTHPPSNSTPNIPADITSNKTSATTQPPSNSTLNTPASTETTDSSCNTVKINPTLPTHMPATKGNKEPSPANIDPVILSTPSTSPSTSHSTSTSTATSHSTSTATSPSTSTSTATSHSTSPSTATSPSTATSPSTAISPSTAISPSTATSPSPSTSPSTTTSTSPSLSTSPSTATSPSPSTSPSPALMTTQRGSSSKECQYSINAIYQENTKQYEVNVKVENKVQNQNYSVILKNSSGGTIQEMIFNGTVYNIPFSILKPCETYTVSLDHNCTAPDKNNTILTKPWIAELPVVNFTRNIESKFKWTNKPEECSETATFRCTFNENNEFNENQTVYLEPYRNDTCTVMYPSGNFTRNFSVSFTCDLNKSEANVTVNNKSIDVQWNLTSSNCDNTKFTYTVTCETSTQNKVVHKTCSEEIHSKKLCTVEGLTYDDKYKCKFKAMYDDRKINYEHEKEIKTPSGQPKIHGLQTKNLDDNNAFQVTFSIEWNGKPRECCLKLNIDKPICNDTKINNCSFNLMNLYYFTNYTITVYAKNAGNITSVSVFTSHSTRYNYNAVFGFLVILIIITSLALLFVMYKIFNLQRRQSREVYETDHLLPLENLLHVEPISGDALVETYRKKIADEGRLFMEEFQSIPRIFSNYTVKEAKKAENQTKNRYVDILPYDYNRVSLSSGGKHDYINASFIEGYKESNKYIAAQGPKEETVEDFWRMVWEQKSSIIVMVTRCEEGNKNKCAQYWPSMERETEIFEDFVVKIKLEEKCPDYIIRQLSLMNRKEKTAERDVTHIQFMSWPDHGVPGDPGLLLKLRRRVNSFKNIFSGPIVVHCSAGVGRTGTYIGIDAMIESLESEGRVDIYGYVAKLRRQRCLMVQVEAQYVLIHTALIEYNQFGETEIPLTDFHSAVHTLKQKEGNEPSLLELEYHKLPRFKHWRLSNTAGSEENKKKNRSSIVPYDYNRVLVKLEEEDSRNSDGDDEEEYSSDEDDETTTKYINASYVDGYWCPKSLITAQGPLDNTVEDFLRMLHQKQVPAVVMLSDCTENDKEFCIQYWAEEKRSFGEMEVEVKETESTPTYIRRHLQIRNTKGKESLMTEQYHFLKWAGHELPANPLDLIDMMRSIRLKVGPGNNANAPIVVHCNDGSSRSGIFCTLWKLLDSADTEKLVDVFQMAKSMRKERLGMFTTLEQYQFLYEALQAAFPVQNGEVKKTIPSHDTVQVINEENGTTNAGQKEAAKSQTPENQAVAPPENQAVTPPENQAVTPPENQAVTPPENQAVTPPENQAVEKPDTASPSSEEGSSESSSVPEKAPSESTTNGPSVNVDI; encoded by the exons ATGATTCTTCTGGTCATAGACACAATTGCAACCAAACTTTctccactcaccacctcacaaCACACAGTTGTATCCATGGATAAATCAGGAAATCAGACTACATCCTTTACTCCATCTAATACCTTACAATCACTGCGTACATCAACAAACATGAGTGTTTCACCTg GTGACCCCTCAAGTACGGCCCCTGCttccacacatccaccctcaaacaGCACTCCCAACATCCCTGCCGGTACAG GTGACCCCTCAAGTACGGCCCCTGCttccacacatccaccctcaaacaGCACTCCCAACACCCCTGTCGGTACAG GTGACCCCTCAAGTACGGCCCCTGCttccacacatccaccctcaaacaGCACTCCCAACATCCCTGCCGGTACAG GTGACCCCTCAAGTACGGCCCCTGCttccacacatccaccctcaaacaGCACTCCCAACACCCCTGTCGGTACAG ACACAATTGCAACCAACCTTTctccactcaccacctcacaaCACACAGTTGTATCCATGGATAAAACAGGAAATCAGACTACATCCTTTACTCCATCTAATACCTTACAATCACTGCGTACATCAACAAACATGAGTGTTTCACCTg GTGACCCCTCAAGTACGGCCCCTGCttccacacatccaccctcaaacaGCACTCCCAACACCCCTGTCGGTACAG GTGACTCCTTAACCACACATCCTGCTACCACTACTCCTGCCCCTGCttccacacatccaccctcaaacaGCACTCCCAACACCCCTGTCGGTACAG GTGACTCCTTAACCACACATCCTGCTACCACTACTCCTGCCCCTGCttccacacatccaccctcaaacaGCACTCCCAACACCCCTGTCG GTGACCCCTCAAGTACGGCCCCTGCttccacacatccaccctcaaacaGCACTCCCAACATCCCTGCCG ATATCACCTCAAACAAGACCTCTGCTACCACACAGCCACCCTCAAACAGCACTCTCAACACCCCTGCCAGTACAG AGACCACTGACTCCTCATGCAACACAGTCAAAATTAACCCCACCTtacccacacacatgcctgcCACAAAAGGTAACAAAG AGCCCTCACCCGCAAACATTGACCCAGTGATCCTTAGCACACCCTCAACCTCACCCTCAACCTCACACTCAACCTCAACCTCAACCGCAACCTCACACTCAACCTCAACCGCAACCTCACCCTCAACCTCAACCTCAACCGCAACCTCACACTCAACCTCACCCTCAACCGCAACCTCACCCTCAACCGCAACCTCACCCTCAACCGCAATCTCACCCTCAACCGCAATCTCACCCTCAACCgcaacctcaccctcaccctcaacctcaccctcaaccacaacctcaacctcaccctcactctcaacctcaccctcaactgcaacctcaccctcaccctcaacctcaccctcacctgcACTCATGACTACCCAAAGAG GTTCTTCCTCCAAAGAAT GTCAATACAGTATCAATGCAATATATCAGGAAAATACAAAGCAATATGAAGTGAATGTTAAAGTGGAAAATAAAGTGCAAAATCAAAACTACTCTGTGATACTAAAGAACAGTTCTGGTGGGACCATTCAAGAAATGATTTTCAATGGGACTGTTTACAATATACCATTTAGTATATTGAAGCCTTGCGAAACATATACTGTCAGTTTGGACCATAACTGTACAGCACCGGATAAGAACAACACGATCCTGACCAAACCCTGGA TTGCAGAGCTGCCTGTTGTCAATTTTACCAGAAACATAGAATCCAAGTTTAAGTGGACAAACAAGCCTGAAGAATGCAGTGAAACGGCCACGTTCAGATGCACCTTCAACG aaaaCAATGAATTTAATGAAAATCAAACTGTTTATTTGGAGCCTTACCGTAATGACACATGTACTGTGATGTACCCTTCTGGGAATTTCACCCGGAATTTTTCAGTTAGTTTTACATGTG ATTTGAACAAAAGTGAAGCGAACGTGACAGTAAATAACAAAAGTATTGATGTACAATGGAATTTAACAAGCTCAAATTGTGACAATACAAAGTTTACCTATACTGTTACATGTGAAACATCCACACAAAATAAAG TAGTCCATAAAACATGCTCTGAAGAGATCCACTCTAAGAAGCTTTGTACTGTCGAAGGACTGACATACGATGACAAATACAAATGCAAATTCAAGGCAATGTATGATGACAGGAAAATAAATTATGAGCATGAAAAGGAAATTAAAACACCGTCTGGAC agCCTAAAATTCATGGATTACAAACAAAGAATCTGGATGACAATAATGCCTTTCAAGTGACATTTTCCATTGAATGGAATGGGAAACCAAGGGAATGCTGTCTTAAGCTCAACATAGACAAGCCGATATGTAATGATACAAAGATTAATAATTGTTCCTTCAATTTAATGAACCTCTACTACTTTACAAACTATACAATTACG GTCTATGCTAAAAATGCCGGAAATATTACAAGTGTTTCTGTTTTTACAAGCCATTCAACTAGAT ACAATTATAATGCTGTTTTTGGATTCCTGGTCATCCTCATTATTATCACATCTCTTGCCCTCCTGTTCGTCATGTACAAAATCTTTAATCTTCAGAGGAGGCAGTCAAG AGAAGTTTATGAGACGGATCACCTTCTTCCTCTAG AAAACCTGCTCCATGTGGAACCCATCAGTGGTGACGCTCTGGTGGAGACTTACAGGAAGAAGATCGCTGATGAAGGACGCTTGTTCATGGAGGAGTTCCAG AGCATTCCACGAATCTTCTCAAATTACACCGTCAAAGAGGCCAAGAAAGCAGAGAACCAAACAAAGAACCGCTATGTGGACATTCTCCCCT ATGACTATAATCGCGTCTCCCTCTCTAGTGGAGGAAAACATGACTACATTAATGCCAGTTTTATTGAG GGTTACAAGGAGTCCAACAAGTACATAGCGGCCCAGG GTCCCAAGGAGGAGACAGTGGAAGATTTTTGGAGAATGGTTTGGGAGCAAAAGTCATCTATCATCGTCATGGTTACCCGCTGCGAGGAAGGGAACAAG AACAAATGTGCTCAGTACTGGCCATCGATGGAGAGGGAAACGGAGATTTTTGAAGACTTTGTTGTGAAGATCAAGCTCGAGGAAAAGTGCCCGGACTACATCATACGACAACTCAGCCTGATGAAT CGTAAAGAGAAGACAGCAGAGCGTGATGTCACACATATCCAGTTCATGAGCTGGCCCGACCACGGCGTGCCCGGCGACCCCGGTCTGCTGCTCAAACTGCGCCGGAGGGTCAACTCCTTCAAAAACATCTTCAGTGGCCCCATCGTTGTCCACTGCAG TGCCGGGGTGGGCCGCACCGGCACCTACATCGGCATCGACGCCATGATAGAGAGTCTGGAGTCCGAGGGCCGTGTGGATATCTACGGCTACGTGGCCAAACTGCGTCGCCAGAGGTGCCTCATGGTTCAAGTGGAG GCACAGTACGTCCTCATCCACACTGCGCTGATCGAGTACAACCAGTTTGGTGAGACGGAGATCCCACTGACTGACTTTCATTCAGCGGTCCACACTCTGAAACAGAAGGAAGGCAACGAGCCCAGTCTGCTGGAACTAGAGTATCAT AAACTGCCGAGGTTTAAACACTGGAGGTTATCAAACACAGCAGGCTCTGAGGAGAACAAGAAGAAGAATCGTTCCTCTATCGTTCCAT ATGACTACAACAGAGTGCTGGTGAAACTGGAGGAAGAAGATAGCCGGAACAGCGATGGCGATGATGAGGAGGAATATTCCTCCGACGAAGATGACGAAACGACCACCAAATACATCAATGCCTCTTACGTGGAT GGCTACTGGTGTCCAAAGAGCCTCATCACTGCGCAGGGCCCTCTGGACAATACAGTCGAGGACTTCCTGCGGATGCTCCACCAGAAACAGGTTCCAGCTGTGGTCATGCTCTCAGACTGCACGGAAAACGACAAG GAGTTCTGCATTCAGTACTGGGCGGAGGAGAAGAGATCGtttggagagatggaggtggaggtcaaAGAGACTGAAAGTACGCCTACATACATCAGACGTCATCTACAGATACGGAACACAAAG GGCAAAGAGAGTCTCATGACAGAGCAGTACCACTTCCTGAAATGGGCGGGGCATGAGCTACCAGCCAACCCTCTCGACTTGATTGACATGATGAGGAGCATTAGGCTGAAAGTTGGTCCTGGCAACAACGCAAACGCCCCCATTGTGGTTCACTGCAA TGACGGTTCCTCGCGTTCTGGAATCTTCTGCACACTGTGGAAGCTTCTGGACAGTGCGGACACGGAGAAGCTGGTGGACGTCTTTCAGATGGCGAAATCCATGCGCAAGGAACGTCTGGGCATGTTCACCACGCTG GAGCAGTACCAGTTCCTCTATGAAGCTCTCCAGGCAGCTTTCCCTGTGCAGAACGGCGAGGTGAAGAAGACCATACCCTCTCATGACACTGTGCAGGTCATCAATGAAGAGAATGGTACTACCAATGCAGGCCAGAAGGAGGCAGCAAAGAGCCAGACTCCTGAGAACCAAGCAGTCGCTCCTCCTGAGAACCAAGCTGTTACTCCTCCTGAGAACCAGGCTGTTACTCCTCCTGAGAACCAGGCAGTTACTCCTCCTGAGAACCAGGCAGTTACTCCTCCTGAGAACCAGGCAGTTGAGAAACCAGACACTGCCTCACCATCGTCTGAAGAGGGCAGCAGTGAATCAAGCTCCGTACCAGAGAAAGCCCCCAGTGAAAGTACCACCAATGGCCCCTCTGTTAATGTAGACATATAA